A genomic region of Chitinimonas arctica contains the following coding sequences:
- a CDS encoding type II toxin-antitoxin system RelB/DinJ family antitoxin, whose amino-acid sequence MSHNVATHLRERDAMASTDVVRARISGHIKEEAASVLAEMGLSVSDAIRMLLTRIATDKALPFDINRTHPRSDTQAL is encoded by the coding sequence ATGAGCCACAATGTAGCTACACATTTACGAGAGCGTGATGCGATGGCAAGTACCGATGTCGTTCGTGCCCGGATTAGCGGGCACATCAAAGAAGAAGCGGCCAGCGTCCTGGCTGAAATGGGGCTTTCGGTTTCTGATGCGATTCGGATGCTGCTCACCCGAATCGCGACCGATAAAGCGCTCCCCTTTGACATTAACCGTACGCATCCTCGGTCAGATACCCAAGCACTATGA